Genomic DNA from Pectinophora gossypiella chromosome 20, ilPecGoss1.1, whole genome shotgun sequence:
TGGGTGTTGTTAACGAAGAAGCTGAAACCTACAAAAATAAAGGTAACGAGGCGTTCAAAGCCGAAAATTTTGAAGAGGCTATATCACTCTATAGTAAGGCTATCAGTTTATCCGACAAAGATAGCCGAGATGCCGCTACGTACCTTAAAAATCGTGCTGCCGCATATCTTAAAATCAAGGACTATGATAAAGCGATAAAGGACTGTGATGACGCTTTGGCGATTGTTCCTGAAGATCCAAAAGCACTATTTCGTCGAGCACAAGCCCTGGAAACATTGGAACGGTTTGAGGAAGCCTACAGGGACGCCAAGACCATATTCACAGTGGATCCAACCAACAAGGCTGTGCAACCGGTGCTGGCGCGTCTACACGCTATAGTGCAAGAGAGAGCACGTCAAAGCGCGCAAACTGGCAACAAAGTAGAACAGATGTTCAAATTAGCTTTCAAGTTAGAAGAGGACCAGGATAAACGTGAGAAGGCAATGGCGAATCTACTAGTTCTTGCTAAGGAGAATAATGGTGCAGATATAATGCTTAAAAATGGTGTTGTTCACAAGATTCAACAATTACTAAAAGTGGAGAAAAACACAGACATATACTGCAATGCTGTTCGAATCATAAGTCAACTTTGCAAGAGGAATGTAAACAGAACAAAGGAGATTCTCAAAGTGGTTGGTATTCCATGGATTTTGGAAATCCTTGACAGTGATATTGAAGAGAGAGTGAATACAGCTCAGTATTGTCTTCAAGTGATATTGAATACATTCTCTGGCATGGACACTAGTCAAAAGGATTCTAAACCTGACCCAAAACTGTGTGAACAATATAAAAGTGAACTTGATACACTTCTCACTTGTTTAACTTACTCCATCACCAACAGAGTTATCTCAGGTAAGGCAAGAGATGCAATCATGGAATTAATTATGAGAAATTGCCATTATTCTGCAATCAACTGGGCGGAGCGATTTGTAGAAATTAAAGGACTGCAAAGACTTCTTGAAGTATGTAGTGAGCTAGAGGAATACAAGTATGAATCTGCCATGAATATCACTCCTTCATCAAGTACTGTTGCTGCTGCCTGTTTAGCAAAAATTTATGAGAACATGTACTATGATGAGGCAAAGCAAATTTTCAACAACCATGTAGATGAGTTCATCAAGGACAAATTGCTAACTCCTGACCTTGAATCTAAAGTTAGAGTCACAGTGGCCATTACTTCCTTGCTGAGAGGTCCTCTTGATGTTGGAAATTATGTGATCTCTAAAGAAGGCATTATGGAGATGATATTGGTGATGGCACAGACTGAAGATCCCCTGCAGCAGCGAGTTGCCTGTGAGTGTTTAATTGCCGCTGCATCTAAGAAAGATAAAGCCAGAGCCATCATAGACAAAGGAGTAGACATTTTGAAAAAGCTATACCAATGCAAGGATGATGCTGTCAGAGTAAGAGCTTTAGTAGGTCTCTGCAAATTAGGCAGCTTTGGAGGAGATGATGCTTCCATTAGGCCTTTTGCTGAAGGGTCTACTAAGAAATTGGCTGAGGCTTGCAGAAAATTCCTTATCAACCCATCTAAGGACAAAGACTTGCGAAAATGGGCTGCTGAAGGTCTCTCCTACCTTACACTAGATGCTGATGTGAAAGAGAAGCTTGTTGAGGACAAACCTGCTTTACAATCTCTCATTGAGTTGGCTAAAACAGGGGATCAGTCCTGTTTGTATGGTGTAGTGACCACTCTTGTCAACTTGTGTAATGCATATGAAAAACAAGAAATGTTACCTGAAATGTTAGAGTTGGCAAAGTTTGCCAAGCATCATATACCAGAGCAGCATGAATTGGATGATCCAGATTTTGTAAACAAGAGATTAACAGTACTGGCTAAAGCTGGAGTTACATCAGGTTTGGTTGCTTTATCGAAAACTGAAAGTCACAATTCCAGGGAACTGATTGCAagagtatttaatgccatttgcagtaTACAGGAGTTGAGGGGAATTGTCGTACAACAGGGTGGTGCAAAAGTATTAATACCAATGGCATTAGAAGGCACTACAAATGGAAAGAAACAAGCTGCACAAGCTTTAGCTAGGATTGGTATAACCATTAATCCAGAAGTAGCTTTCCCTGGTCAGAGAAATTTAGAAGTTGTAAGACCTCTGATTGCTTTACTACATCCTGAATGTACAGCACTGGAGAATTTCGAAGCTCTCATGGCACTTTGCAACTTGGCTGGGATGAATGAGACTACCAGAAATAGAATACTAAAAGAAGGAGGTTTGTTGAAGATTGAACAGTACCTCTATGAGGATCACTTGATGTTACAAAGAGCAGCAACACAGTGTATCTGTAATTTGGTGCAATCTGAGGAAGTCATAAAGATTTTTGAGGGTAATAATGACAGAACAAAATTTTTGTACCTATTGTGTCAAGAAGAAGACATGGATACTGTGATGGCAGCTTCAGGTGCTTTGtgtgtccttacttcggccagCAAAGTATGTTGCAAGAAATTACTGGATGTTGAACCTTGGGTGGAGACACTCAGATGCCTGCTTGCCAACCCtaacaaagaaatacaatatAGGGGCACTTATATCCTCTATAATATTGTTAAAGATGACAAAGACATGGCTGCAAGGGTGTTTGAAACTGATGTGATGGAAATTTTGATGGCTCTAACGAAACTGGATGATCCTGAGCAAAAGAAAGCCAAAGATTTGGCCCAAAAGTGTCTAAATGCTGCAGAGGAATTAGGAGTAATCAGAAAGCCTGATCAGAGTACTGTAGTTGATCCCTTTAAAGAAACTGACAAACATAGTGATGAGGAAGAAGTTGCCTAGTTTCATGAAAATGACTTACTTAGTATTGTAGTGTTTTCTAGTttgtatagttatttatatgtaATAAACTGAAATTGTATGATTGGAtcagtatttaaataaattttttattacttttttaacccttttagttttcttttacattttcataattaaattatatacctactacaTATTCCACATAACTAAAACAATCATATGTATTAcctaaaaaattataataaaatcgtTAGATTGTTACCCCTAAAGTTCCTATTCtcttattttcaaacaaaaaacaaagtaTCACatctgtattcccgaaggggtaggcagattcatttatttatttagataggtataccaactcAGTACGCTACAACAGTAGCTCGAGAATCCTGGAAACTACATGATatagaaataggtaggtataagtatatgatccaaacttgaatttaattttttattttctagtatAAAgtgctgttaaaatattttgaaaccTAAGAACCTGTTGATCtcggaaataaaaaataataataaaacactattgtacacaaataaaaaaaatacctactcaaTAAAATAATCTCTAATTCTACATCAAGTTCTATATTAATAAGGCTTGAGCAGgtattttttggaataaataatatCTGAATTTGCTTTAAAAacctaaattatttttattttttattacaatttacccAAAAAAACTCAATAATGAGTAAAATGTTGGATTATTATTCCCTTTTCGAATTTCGCGCCCTTTTTTTCCAATCTTTCCATTATGGAATACCGCGTCCTTCCCCCTCCGTGTTCCCTCCCATTCCTACCATTTTTAAGTAAGGGTCTTTTATAGTGCCAAGGTTATaacttaactaaataaaaaaatgttttgaatcgTTTGATAGAAACTACACAATAATAAAACTCATTTTTGTGTGTATTACTTGTAATGTGACTAGTTCAACTAAAATTAAATGCTAGTTAGTTCATTTTgaaatcgatattttttttaaagtaaaatggCCGATACATACTATTCGATCGTTCTATACTAAAG
This window encodes:
- the LOC126376096 gene encoding protein unc-45 homolog B, translating into MGVVNEEAETYKNKGNEAFKAENFEEAISLYSKAISLSDKDSRDAATYLKNRAAAYLKIKDYDKAIKDCDDALAIVPEDPKALFRRAQALETLERFEEAYRDAKTIFTVDPTNKAVQPVLARLHAIVQERARQSAQTGNKVEQMFKLAFKLEEDQDKREKAMANLLVLAKENNGADIMLKNGVVHKIQQLLKVEKNTDIYCNAVRIISQLCKRNVNRTKEILKVVGIPWILEILDSDIEERVNTAQYCLQVILNTFSGMDTSQKDSKPDPKLCEQYKSELDTLLTCLTYSITNRVISGKARDAIMELIMRNCHYSAINWAERFVEIKGLQRLLEVCSELEEYKYESAMNITPSSSTVAAACLAKIYENMYYDEAKQIFNNHVDEFIKDKLLTPDLESKVRVTVAITSLLRGPLDVGNYVISKEGIMEMILVMAQTEDPLQQRVACECLIAAASKKDKARAIIDKGVDILKKLYQCKDDAVRVRALVGLCKLGSFGGDDASIRPFAEGSTKKLAEACRKFLINPSKDKDLRKWAAEGLSYLTLDADVKEKLVEDKPALQSLIELAKTGDQSCLYGVVTTLVNLCNAYEKQEMLPEMLELAKFAKHHIPEQHELDDPDFVNKRLTVLAKAGVTSGLVALSKTESHNSRELIARVFNAICSIQELRGIVVQQGGAKVLIPMALEGTTNGKKQAAQALARIGITINPEVAFPGQRNLEVVRPLIALLHPECTALENFEALMALCNLAGMNETTRNRILKEGGLLKIEQYLYEDHLMLQRAATQCICNLVQSEEVIKIFEGNNDRTKFLYLLCQEEDMDTVMAASGALCVLTSASKVCCKKLLDVEPWVETLRCLLANPNKEIQYRGTYILYNIVKDDKDMAARVFETDVMEILMALTKLDDPEQKKAKDLAQKCLNAAEELGVIRKPDQSTVVDPFKETDKHSDEEEVA